The proteins below come from a single Longimicrobium sp. genomic window:
- the mutS gene encoding DNA mismatch repair protein MutS, whose protein sequence is MSSEDTPLMMQWREVKARHPDAFVFFRVGDFYELFNEDAVEGSSLLGLTLTSRNNGGSKAPLAGIPAHSLENYLRKLVGLGRRAAICDQVEDPALAKGLVRREVTEMVTPGAVFSDALLDARRNNYLAAISGDPAGEGSVALALADLSTGEMTVRAVAWEELADVLGAARPAELLLPRSWELFPGTPPAEATRTFRGDWLFEPGTAREELQRHFRVANLSGFGFEAADGPLVGAVGALVAYLNEVQPAGFGALRPPRVERPGHAMPLDEMTRRNLELVETLRGGGAEGTLLGVMDEALTPMGGRLLRRWLLAPLLDGDRINARLDAVEELFGDDGVRRDARAALAEIRDLERLGVKVGTGRVNPREMLALAASLGRLPPLRAALADRKAALLREHLEAIEPMDDVRELVALAVDPEAPVATAEGGVIRAGFNAELDELRSVRDGAVDWIARLQARERERTGIASLKVGFNRVFGYYLEITRTHADRVPSDYHRKQTLANAERYYTPELKEWEEKVLGAEERIAALETRLFAELRASVARELPRIQRVAERVAAVDVLAALAEAACRRDFCRPDVDDGFALEIRGGRHPVVETMMPREEFIPNDLSLDSERRVMILTGPNMAGKSTVLRQVGLIVLLAQIGSFVPARTARVGIVDRIFTRVGASDNLVRGQSTFMVEMNETAAILHGATARSLVLLDEIGRGTSTWDGLSVATATTEHLHDVTGAKTVFATHYHELTRLAERLGGVVNFSVAVREVGEDIVFLRRLIAGGADRSYGVEVARLAGLPGTVVERAREILRELEAQAEPAPPSNGRAQLPAQLALFEPDPHPAVARLRRVDVNQVTPMQALALLAELAETARS, encoded by the coding sequence ATGTCGTCGGAAGACACCCCGCTGATGATGCAGTGGCGCGAGGTCAAGGCGCGCCACCCCGATGCGTTCGTGTTTTTCCGCGTCGGCGACTTCTACGAGCTGTTCAACGAGGACGCGGTGGAGGGCTCCAGCCTGCTGGGGCTCACGCTCACTTCGCGGAACAACGGCGGGTCGAAGGCGCCGCTGGCGGGGATCCCCGCGCACTCGCTGGAGAACTACCTGCGCAAGCTGGTGGGGCTCGGCCGGCGCGCGGCCATCTGCGACCAGGTGGAGGACCCCGCCCTCGCCAAGGGCCTCGTCCGCCGCGAGGTCACCGAGATGGTGACGCCCGGCGCCGTCTTCAGCGACGCCCTGCTCGATGCCCGCCGCAACAACTACCTGGCGGCGATCTCGGGCGACCCGGCGGGGGAGGGGAGCGTCGCGCTGGCGCTGGCGGACCTGTCGACGGGGGAGATGACGGTGCGGGCGGTGGCGTGGGAGGAGCTTGCGGACGTGCTGGGCGCCGCCCGGCCCGCGGAGCTCCTCCTTCCGCGTTCGTGGGAGCTCTTTCCCGGCACCCCGCCCGCCGAGGCGACGCGCACCTTTCGCGGCGACTGGCTGTTCGAGCCGGGGACAGCGCGGGAGGAGCTCCAGCGCCACTTTCGCGTCGCCAACCTGAGCGGCTTCGGTTTCGAGGCGGCGGACGGGCCGCTGGTGGGGGCGGTGGGGGCGCTGGTGGCGTACCTCAACGAGGTGCAGCCGGCCGGCTTCGGCGCGCTGCGGCCGCCGCGGGTGGAGCGCCCCGGGCACGCCATGCCGCTGGACGAGATGACGCGCCGCAACCTGGAGCTGGTGGAGACGCTGCGCGGCGGCGGCGCGGAGGGGACGCTGCTGGGGGTGATGGACGAGGCGCTCACGCCCATGGGCGGCCGCCTCCTGCGCCGCTGGCTCCTGGCCCCGCTGCTGGACGGCGACCGTATCAACGCCCGCCTGGACGCCGTCGAGGAGCTGTTCGGCGACGACGGGGTGCGGCGCGACGCCCGCGCGGCGCTGGCCGAGATCCGCGACCTGGAGCGGCTGGGCGTCAAGGTGGGCACCGGGCGCGTGAACCCGCGCGAGATGCTGGCGCTCGCCGCGTCGCTCGGGCGCCTGCCTCCGTTGCGCGCGGCGCTGGCGGACCGCAAGGCGGCGCTGCTGCGGGAGCACCTGGAGGCCATCGAGCCGATGGACGACGTGCGCGAGCTGGTGGCGCTCGCCGTCGATCCCGAGGCGCCGGTGGCGACGGCGGAGGGCGGGGTGATCCGCGCCGGCTTCAACGCCGAGCTGGACGAGCTGCGCTCGGTGCGCGACGGCGCGGTGGACTGGATCGCCCGGCTGCAGGCGCGCGAGCGGGAGCGGACGGGGATCGCGTCGCTCAAGGTGGGCTTCAACCGCGTCTTCGGGTACTACCTGGAGATCACGCGCACCCACGCCGACCGCGTCCCTTCCGACTACCACCGCAAGCAGACGCTGGCGAATGCGGAGCGGTACTACACGCCCGAGCTCAAGGAGTGGGAGGAGAAGGTGCTGGGCGCGGAGGAGCGCATCGCGGCACTGGAGACGCGCCTCTTCGCCGAGCTGCGCGCGTCCGTCGCGCGGGAGCTGCCGCGCATCCAGCGGGTGGCGGAGCGAGTCGCCGCCGTGGACGTGCTCGCCGCGCTGGCCGAGGCCGCCTGCCGCCGCGACTTCTGCCGCCCGGACGTCGACGACGGGTTCGCGCTGGAGATCCGCGGCGGGCGCCATCCGGTGGTGGAGACGATGATGCCGCGCGAGGAGTTCATCCCCAACGACCTGAGCCTCGACTCGGAGCGGCGGGTGATGATCCTGACGGGACCCAACATGGCGGGGAAGAGCACCGTCCTGCGCCAGGTCGGGCTCATCGTGCTCCTGGCGCAGATCGGGTCGTTCGTGCCGGCGCGGACGGCGCGCGTCGGGATCGTCGACCGCATCTTCACGCGCGTGGGCGCGTCGGACAACCTGGTGCGCGGGCAGAGCACCTTCATGGTGGAGATGAACGAGACGGCGGCGATCCTGCACGGCGCCACCGCCCGCTCCCTGGTGCTGCTGGACGAGATCGGCCGCGGCACCTCCACCTGGGACGGGCTGAGCGTCGCCACGGCGACGACCGAGCACCTGCACGACGTGACCGGCGCCAAGACGGTGTTCGCGACGCACTACCACGAGCTCACCCGGCTGGCGGAGCGGCTCGGCGGCGTCGTCAACTTCTCCGTCGCCGTGCGCGAGGTGGGGGAGGACATCGTCTTCCTGCGCCGCCTGATCGCGGGAGGCGCGGACCGCTCGTACGGCGTGGAGGTCGCGCGATTGGCCGGCCTTCCGGGCACGGTGGTGGAGCGCGCCCGTGAGATCCTGCGCGAGCTGGAGGCGCAGGCCGAGCCCGCCCCGCCCAGCAACGGACGCGCGCAGCTTCCGGCGCAGCTCGCCCTGTTCGAGCCCGATCCGCACCCCGCCGTCGCGCGGCTGCGGCGGGTGGACGTGAACCAGGTGACCCCGATGCAGGCG